In Streptomyces sp. NBC_01439, the following are encoded in one genomic region:
- the ftsW gene encoding putative lipid II flippase FtsW, with the protein MPAKQMLPGRRPSAVKAQGRKRPAVRSKRPAGRGPLDRLRRTQRQLQKAWDRPLTAYYLIFGSSLLITVLGLVMVYSASMIKALQLGLGDAYFFKKQFLAALIGGALLMVASRMPVKLHRALSYPVLAGTLFLMVLVQVPGIGVSINGNQNWISLGGPFMLQPSEFGKLALILWGADLLARKGDKGLLSQWKHLLVPLVPVAFLLLGLIMLGGDMGTAMILGAILFGLLWLAGAPTRMFVGVLAFAGAIVALLIKTSPHRMDRLECLGATEPGKNDLCWQAVHGIYALASGGWFGSGLGASVEKWGQLPEAHTDFIFAITGEELGLAGTLSVLALFAALGYAGIRVAGRTEDSFVRFAAGGVTTWITAQAVINIGAVLGLLPIAGVPLPLFSYGGSALLPTMFAVGLLIAFAREEPAARAALAMRQPKTGWWRSGVRWKSMRRRVKKRPSGER; encoded by the coding sequence ATGCCGGCCAAGCAGATGCTGCCGGGGCGGCGGCCGTCCGCCGTGAAGGCGCAGGGCCGCAAACGCCCTGCGGTGCGTTCGAAGCGGCCCGCCGGGCGCGGGCCGCTGGACCGGCTGCGGCGTACGCAGCGGCAGTTGCAGAAGGCCTGGGACCGCCCGCTCACCGCTTATTACCTGATCTTCGGCAGTTCCCTGCTCATCACCGTGCTCGGCCTGGTGATGGTGTACTCGGCCTCGATGATCAAGGCCCTTCAGCTCGGCCTCGGCGACGCGTACTTCTTCAAGAAGCAGTTCCTGGCCGCCCTCATCGGTGGCGCACTCCTGATGGTCGCCTCCCGGATGCCGGTCAAACTGCACCGGGCGCTCTCGTACCCGGTGCTCGCCGGCACGCTCTTCCTGATGGTCCTGGTCCAGGTCCCGGGGATAGGCGTCTCGATCAACGGCAACCAGAATTGGATCTCCCTTGGCGGTCCGTTCATGCTCCAGCCCAGCGAGTTCGGCAAACTGGCACTGATCCTGTGGGGCGCCGACCTGCTGGCACGCAAGGGCGACAAGGGGCTGCTGAGCCAGTGGAAGCACCTGTTGGTGCCGCTGGTCCCGGTGGCCTTCCTGCTGCTCGGGCTGATCATGCTGGGCGGAGACATGGGCACCGCGATGATCCTCGGCGCCATCCTGTTCGGTCTGCTCTGGCTCGCCGGAGCCCCGACCCGGATGTTCGTCGGGGTGCTCGCCTTCGCGGGTGCGATCGTCGCACTGCTCATCAAAACGAGCCCGCACCGGATGGACCGGCTGGAATGCCTCGGTGCGACAGAACCGGGCAAGAACGACCTTTGCTGGCAGGCCGTTCACGGGATCTACGCACTCGCCTCGGGCGGATGGTTCGGTTCCGGCCTGGGTGCAAGTGTGGAAAAATGGGGGCAACTACCCGAAGCCCACACCGACTTCATCTTCGCCATCACCGGGGAGGAACTGGGTCTGGCGGGGACACTGTCGGTGCTCGCCCTGTTCGCGGCTCTAGGCTATGCGGGTATCCGCGTGGCCGGACGCACGGAGGATTCCTTCGTACGGTTTGCCGCGGGAGGCGTGACCACCTGGATCACGGCCCAGGCCGTGATCAACATCGGTGCGGTGCTCGGCCTGCTGCCGATCGCCGGAGTCCCGCTCCCGCTGTTCTCCTACGGAGGGTCAGCCCTGCTGCCGACCATGTTCGCGGTCGGACTGCTCATCGCCTTCGCGCGGGAGGAGCCGGCGGCGCGCGCGGCCCTCGCGATGCGACAGCCGAAGACCGGCTGGTGGCGGAGCGGGGTGAGATGGAAGTCGATGAGACGGCGCGTCAAGAAGCGTCCGTCCGGAGAGCGGTGA
- the murG gene encoding undecaprenyldiphospho-muramoylpentapeptide beta-N-acetylglucosaminyltransferase yields MHVVLAGGGTAGHIEPALALADALRRQDPSVGITALGTERGLETRLVPERGYELGLIPAVPLPRKPTPELITVPGRLRGTIKAAEEILIRTKADCVVGFGGYVALPGYLAAKRLGVPIIVHEANARPGLANKIGSRYAHAVAVSTPDSKLRGARYVGIPLRRSISTLDRAAVRPEARAAFGLDPNLPTLLVSGGSQGARRLNETIQQVASTLQRSGIQILHAVGPKNELPRVDNMPGMPPYVPVPYVDRMDLAYAAADMMLCRAGAMTVAELSAVGLPAAYVPLPIGNGEQRLNAQPVVKAGGGLLVDDAELTPDWVLSQVLPVLSDPHRLYEMSRAAGEFGRRDADELLVGMVYEAIAAHRSR; encoded by the coding sequence GTGCATGTCGTACTCGCCGGTGGGGGGACCGCCGGCCACATCGAGCCGGCGCTCGCCCTCGCGGACGCCCTGCGCAGGCAGGACCCTTCAGTGGGCATCACCGCCCTCGGCACGGAGCGCGGACTGGAAACCCGCCTGGTGCCGGAACGCGGCTACGAGCTGGGCCTGATCCCGGCCGTTCCGCTGCCCCGCAAGCCGACCCCGGAACTGATCACCGTCCCCGGACGGCTGCGCGGCACCATCAAGGCCGCGGAGGAGATCCTGATCCGCACCAAGGCCGACTGCGTCGTCGGCTTCGGCGGCTACGTGGCCCTGCCCGGCTACCTCGCGGCCAAGCGCCTCGGGGTACCGATCATCGTCCACGAGGCCAACGCCAGGCCCGGACTGGCCAATAAGATCGGCTCCCGGTACGCGCACGCCGTCGCGGTCTCCACCCCCGACAGCAAGCTGCGCGGCGCCCGCTACGTGGGCATCCCGCTGCGCCGTTCCATCTCCACCCTCGACCGGGCAGCGGTCCGTCCCGAGGCGCGCGCCGCCTTCGGCCTGGACCCCAACCTGCCCACCCTGCTGGTCTCCGGCGGCTCGCAGGGCGCCCGCCGCCTCAACGAGACGATCCAGCAGGTCGCGTCGACCCTCCAGCGCTCCGGGATCCAGATCCTGCACGCCGTCGGGCCGAAGAACGAACTGCCGCGTGTCGACAACATGCCCGGGATGCCGCCGTATGTGCCGGTACCGTACGTGGACCGGATGGATCTCGCGTACGCCGCCGCCGACATGATGCTGTGCCGCGCCGGGGCGATGACCGTCGCCGAACTCTCCGCCGTCGGGCTCCCCGCCGCCTACGTCCCGTTGCCGATCGGCAACGGTGAACAGCGGCTCAACGCCCAGCCGGTGGTCAAGGCCGGCGGCGGCCTGCTCGTGGACGACGCGGAGCTGACGCCCGACTGGGTGCTGAGCCAGGTCCTCCCGGTGCTGTCCGACCCGCACCGCCTGTACGAGATGTCCCGGGCCGCCGGCGAGTTCGGTCGTCGGGACGCCGACGAGCTCCTGGTCGGCATGGTCTACGAGGCGATCGCGGCCCACAGGTCCCGCTGA
- a CDS encoding cell division protein FtsQ/DivIB: protein MAGGTTARRGTPFSDRSGPTARKGTGAPKPPKPPKGSKAPKAPKAPKAPKSAREAGSRGPGARLRRGPVLASLAAAVVLAAGGTWVLYGSSWLRVEKVAATGMDVLTSEQVLGAAAVPVGAPLVSVDTEEIEGRVRGRLPRIDSVDVVRAWPHGIGLKVTERKPVLLIKKDANFVEVDASGVRFDTVAKAPAGVPVLELNAGRSPSARRFDEERLLHEAVLVAGVLPESIAKETVQVKVGSYDSVVLELTGGRSVTWGSGEQSDAKGRALNALLKAAPKATRFDVSVPTAPAASGS from the coding sequence GTGGCCGGAGGGACGACCGCACGGCGCGGAACACCGTTTTCTGATCGGTCCGGCCCGACCGCCCGCAAGGGCACCGGCGCTCCCAAGCCGCCGAAGCCCCCCAAGGGCTCCAAGGCACCCAAAGCCCCCAAGGCGCCCAAGGCCCCGAAGTCGGCCCGGGAGGCCGGCTCCAGGGGCCCCGGCGCACGCCTGCGCCGGGGCCCCGTGCTGGCCTCCCTGGCCGCCGCGGTGGTCCTCGCCGCGGGCGGCACCTGGGTGCTCTACGGCTCGTCCTGGCTCCGCGTGGAGAAGGTCGCCGCCACCGGCATGGACGTGCTCACCTCCGAGCAGGTCCTCGGTGCCGCGGCCGTCCCGGTCGGTGCGCCCCTGGTGAGCGTCGACACCGAGGAGATCGAGGGCCGGGTCCGCGGCCGGCTGCCCCGCATCGATTCGGTCGACGTGGTGCGGGCCTGGCCGCACGGCATCGGTCTGAAAGTGACGGAACGCAAACCCGTCCTGCTCATCAAAAAGGACGCCAACTTCGTGGAAGTGGACGCATCGGGTGTGCGATTCGACACGGTTGCGAAAGCACCCGCGGGTGTTCCGGTCCTCGAATTGAACGCCGGTCGATCGCCGAGCGCCCGCCGCTTCGACGAGGAACGGCTGCTGCACGAGGCCGTACTCGTCGCGGGCGTCCTCCCGGAGTCGATCGCCAAGGAAACCGTGCAGGTCAAGGTGGGTTCCTACGATTCGGTCGTACTGGAGCTCACCGGGGGCCGATCCGTGACGTGGGGCAGTGGTGAACAGAGCGACGCGAAGGGACGCGCATTGAACGCTTTGTTGAAAGCCGCTCCCAAGGCCACCCGCTTCGACGTGAGCGTCCCCACCGCCCCTGCTGCGTCCGGGAGTTGA
- the ftsZ gene encoding cell division protein FtsZ → MAAPQNYLAVIKVIGVGGGGVNAINRMIEVGLKGVEFIAINTDAQALLMSDADVKLDVGRELTRGLGAGANPAVGRKAAEDHREEIEEVLKGADMVFVTAGEGGGTGTGGAPVVANIARSLGALTIGVVTRPFTFEGRRRANQAEDGIAELREEVDTLIVIPNDRLLSISDRQVSVLDAFKSADQVLLSGVQGITDLITTPGLINLDFADVKSVMSEAGSALMGIGSARGDDRAVAAAEMAISSPLLEASIDGARGVLLSISGGSDLGLFEINEAAQLVSEAAHPEANIIFGAVIDDALGDEVRVTVIAAGFDGGQPPARRDNVIGAASTKREEPAPAPVRAAEPARSAFGGLGSVTPREEPPAPVEPAPVEVQAPAPQVPTARPYQDSPAEELDVPDFLK, encoded by the coding sequence GTGGCAGCACCGCAGAACTACCTCGCAGTCATCAAGGTCATCGGTGTCGGCGGCGGTGGTGTCAATGCCATCAACCGAATGATCGAGGTCGGTCTCAAGGGCGTCGAGTTCATCGCCATCAACACGGACGCCCAGGCGCTGTTGATGAGCGACGCCGACGTCAAGCTCGACGTCGGCCGGGAACTCACCCGTGGCCTCGGCGCCGGCGCCAACCCGGCCGTCGGTCGCAAGGCGGCAGAAGACCACCGCGAGGAGATCGAGGAGGTCCTCAAGGGGGCCGACATGGTCTTCGTCACCGCCGGTGAGGGCGGCGGCACCGGCACCGGCGGCGCACCTGTCGTCGCCAACATCGCGCGCTCGCTGGGCGCCCTGACGATCGGTGTGGTCACCCGACCGTTCACCTTCGAGGGCCGGCGCCGCGCGAACCAGGCGGAGGACGGCATCGCCGAGCTCCGCGAAGAGGTCGACACCCTCATCGTCATCCCCAACGACCGACTGCTGTCCATCTCGGACCGCCAGGTCAGCGTGCTCGACGCCTTCAAGTCGGCCGACCAGGTCCTGCTCTCGGGCGTCCAGGGCATCACCGACCTCATCACCACCCCGGGTCTGATCAACCTCGACTTCGCCGACGTCAAGTCCGTGATGTCCGAGGCCGGCTCGGCCCTGATGGGCATCGGCTCGGCCCGCGGCGACGACCGCGCCGTGGCCGCCGCCGAGATGGCGATCTCCTCGCCGCTCCTGGAGGCGTCCATCGACGGCGCCCGGGGCGTGCTGCTCTCCATCTCCGGCGGCTCGGACCTCGGCCTCTTCGAGATCAACGAGGCCGCGCAGCTGGTCAGCGAGGCCGCGCACCCCGAGGCGAACATCATCTTCGGCGCCGTCATCGACGACGCGCTCGGCGACGAGGTACGGGTCACCGTCATCGCGGCCGGGTTCGACGGCGGACAGCCCCCGGCCCGCCGGGACAACGTCATCGGCGCCGCGTCCACCAAGCGCGAGGAGCCGGCCCCGGCGCCGGTCCGCGCCGCCGAGCCGGCCCGCTCGGCCTTCGGCGGACTCGGCTCGGTCACCCCGCGCGAGGAGCCCCCGGCTCCGGTCGAGCCGGCTCCGGTCGAGGTCCAGGCCCCCGCGCCGCAGGTCCCCACGGCCCGGCCGTACCAGGACAGCCCGGCCGAAGAGCTGGATGTTCCGGACTTCTTGAAGTGA
- the pgeF gene encoding peptidoglycan editing factor PgeF, producing MTPEQHHVGGAHFAFTDRWGGVSAVPYEELNLGGAVGDDPAAVLANRARAAKSLGLAPDRVVWMNQVHGRDVAVVDGTWGADAEVPAVDAVVTARRGLALAVLTADCTPVLLADPVAGVVAAAHAGRPGLVAGVVPAAVEAMVALGADPGRIVARTGPAVCGHCYEVPAEMREAVADVVPAARAETSWGTPAVDVVAGVHAQLAEAGVVNGGRSPVCTLESRDHFSYRRDRVTGRLAGYVWLTELSGETTPGLPGEKKNDGS from the coding sequence GTGACACCAGAGCAGCATCACGTGGGCGGCGCCCACTTCGCTTTCACCGACCGGTGGGGCGGAGTGAGCGCCGTTCCGTACGAGGAGCTCAATCTCGGCGGCGCGGTCGGAGACGACCCGGCCGCCGTTCTCGCGAACCGGGCGCGGGCGGCGAAGTCCCTGGGTCTGGCGCCGGACCGGGTGGTCTGGATGAACCAGGTGCACGGCCGGGACGTGGCCGTGGTGGACGGGACCTGGGGCGCGGACGCCGAGGTCCCGGCGGTGGACGCGGTGGTGACCGCCCGTCGGGGGCTCGCCCTCGCGGTGCTCACCGCCGACTGCACGCCCGTCCTGCTGGCTGACCCCGTCGCCGGGGTCGTGGCGGCCGCCCACGCCGGGCGGCCGGGACTGGTCGCCGGGGTGGTGCCCGCCGCCGTCGAGGCGATGGTCGCCCTCGGTGCGGACCCCGGGCGGATCGTCGCCCGGACCGGACCCGCCGTCTGCGGGCACTGCTACGAGGTTCCGGCCGAGATGCGGGAGGCGGTGGCGGACGTCGTCCCCGCAGCCCGGGCCGAGACGAGCTGGGGGACACCGGCCGTCGACGTGGTCGCCGGGGTGCACGCCCAGCTCGCTGAGGCGGGGGTGGTGAACGGCGGCCGTTCCCCGGTCTGCACACTGGAGTCGCGGGACCACTTCTCGTACCGCCGCGACCGGGTGACCGGACGCCTGGCCGGATATGTCTGGTTGACGGAGCTTTCCGGGGAGACGACCCCCGGACTGCCGGGGGAAAAGAAGAATGACGGATCGTAA
- a CDS encoding YggS family pyridoxal phosphate-dependent enzyme — protein sequence MTDRKSELAENLARVEERISSACAAAGRGREEVTLIVVTKTYPASDVRLLADLGVRHVAENRDQDAAPKAAACADLPLSWHFVGQLQTNKVRSVAGYAQVVQSVDRPKLVTALSAAAVNAGRELGCLVQIALDAESGERGARGGAAPEQLAELADLVAGAPGLRIDGLMTVAPLSGPYAGRERAAFERLVELSSRMRVDHPTATMVSAGMSADLEQAVAAGATHVRVGTAVLGARARLG from the coding sequence ATGACGGATCGTAAGTCGGAGCTCGCCGAGAACCTGGCGCGGGTGGAGGAACGCATCTCGTCCGCCTGTGCGGCGGCGGGGCGGGGACGAGAAGAGGTGACCCTCATCGTGGTCACCAAGACCTACCCCGCGAGCGACGTACGACTGCTGGCGGACCTGGGTGTCCGTCATGTTGCGGAGAATCGTGACCAGGATGCCGCCCCCAAGGCCGCGGCCTGCGCAGATCTGCCGCTCAGCTGGCACTTCGTCGGTCAGTTGCAGACGAACAAAGTCCGTTCCGTGGCGGGATACGCGCAGGTCGTGCAGTCGGTCGACCGGCCGAAGCTCGTGACGGCCCTCTCGGCGGCCGCGGTCAACGCCGGCCGGGAGCTCGGGTGCCTCGTGCAGATCGCCCTCGACGCGGAGTCGGGGGAGCGCGGGGCCCGCGGCGGCGCGGCGCCGGAGCAGCTCGCGGAGTTGGCGGACCTCGTGGCCGGGGCTCCGGGACTGCGCATCGACGGCCTGATGACGGTCGCTCCGCTGTCCGGCCCCTACGCGGGCCGCGAACGGGCCGCCTTCGAGCGGCTGGTGGAATTGTCATCCCGCATGCGCGTGGACCATCCGACTGCCACGATGGTGTCGGCCGGGATGAGCGCAGACCTGGAACAGGCCGTGGCGGCCGGTGCGACACATGTACGCGTCGGCACTGCGGTACTCGGCGCGAGAGCCCGGCTCGGGTAA
- a CDS encoding cell division protein SepF has protein sequence MAGAMRKMAVYLGLVEDDRYDNPGYDPDDEFEPEPEMERARERDRRQQPAHQAPVSDEPVRATQPPAQREPIPIPVESGRPARIAPVASITPDRTNLEKNAPVIMPKVVSEREPYRITTLHPRTYNEARTIGEHFREGTPVIMNLTEMDDTDAKRLVDFAAGLVFGLHGSIERVTQKVFLLSPANVDVTAEDKARIAEGGFFNQS, from the coding sequence ATGGCCGGCGCGATGCGCAAGATGGCGGTCTACCTCGGCCTCGTGGAGGACGACCGGTACGACAACCCGGGGTACGACCCCGACGACGAGTTCGAGCCCGAGCCGGAGATGGAACGGGCTCGGGAGCGGGATCGCCGACAGCAGCCCGCGCACCAAGCGCCCGTATCGGACGAACCGGTACGAGCGACACAGCCTCCGGCGCAGCGTGAACCTATCCCAATTCCGGTGGAAAGCGGACGTCCTGCGCGAATCGCCCCCGTGGCATCCATCACACCTGATCGTACGAACCTGGAGAAGAACGCCCCCGTGATCATGCCCAAGGTCGTCTCCGAGCGGGAGCCGTACCGCATCACGACGCTGCACCCCCGGACCTACAACGAGGCCCGTACCATCGGGGAACACTTCCGTGAGGGCACTCCGGTGATCATGAATCTCACGGAGATGGACGACACGGATGCGAAGCGTCTCGTGGACTTCGCCGCCGGACTCGTCTTCGGTCTGCACGGCAGCATTGAACGCGTGACACAGAAGGTGTTCCTGCTGTCGCCTGCTAACGTCGATGTCACGGCGGAGGACAAGGCCCGCATCGCGGAGGGCGGGTTCTTCAACCAAAGCTAG
- a CDS encoding YggT family protein, producing the protein MGVALQVIYFALGCFLVVLIFRLVMDYVFQFARSWTPGKAMVVVLEATYSVTDPPLKLLRRVIPPLRLGGVALDLSFFVLMIIVYILISFVRTAASGL; encoded by the coding sequence ATGGGTGTCGCACTGCAAGTGATCTACTTCGCCTTGGGGTGCTTCCTCGTCGTGCTGATCTTCCGCCTGGTCATGGACTACGTGTTCCAGTTCGCACGTTCCTGGACACCCGGCAAGGCGATGGTGGTCGTACTGGAGGCCACCTACAGCGTCACCGATCCACCGCTCAAGCTTCTTCGGCGGGTCATTCCGCCGTTGCGTCTCGGGGGCGTGGCACTCGACCTGTCCTTCTTCGTTCTGATGATCATCGTTTACATCCTCATCAGTTTCGTGCGCACCGCTGCGAGCGGCTTGTGA
- a CDS encoding DivIVA domain-containing protein, translating into MPLTPEDVRNKQFTTVRLREGYDEDEVDAFLDEVESELTRLLRENEDLRAKLAAATRAAAQSQQQQGMRKAEPQDQRGPGAPVPAAISGPPQQQQQMGPPQLQGGPPQLPGGQPQLPPGPGGQGQQGPGPMGGPMGGPMQQHPMGGPQGMQQQPMGGPQGMQQQSMGGQNPLGQQMQPMGQQMQPMGQQMQPMGQPMQQMQQPQLPQQGPGGDSAARVLSLAQQTADQAIAEARSEANKIVGEARSRAEGLERDARAKADALERDAQEKHRVAMGSLESARATLERKVEDLRGFEREYRTRLKSYLESQLRQLETQADDSLAPPRNPAGPALPPSPSPSMAPAGAMGHSMGGPSMGGPSPMGGPSPMGAPSYGGNQQQMSPAMTQPMAPVRPAAPQPMQAPSPMRGFLIDEDDN; encoded by the coding sequence ATGCCGCTGACTCCCGAGGACGTGCGGAACAAGCAGTTCACGACCGTCCGCCTCCGAGAAGGCTATGACGAGGACGAGGTCGATGCCTTCCTCGACGAGGTCGAGTCCGAACTGACGCGCCTGCTGCGCGAGAACGAGGACCTGCGCGCGAAGCTGGCCGCCGCCACGCGTGCCGCCGCGCAGAGCCAGCAGCAGCAGGGGATGCGCAAGGCCGAACCCCAGGACCAGCGAGGCCCCGGCGCCCCCGTGCCCGCCGCCATATCCGGCCCGCCGCAGCAGCAGCAGCAGATGGGCCCGCCGCAGCTCCAGGGCGGCCCGCCGCAGCTTCCGGGTGGCCAGCCGCAGCTTCCGCCGGGCCCCGGCGGCCAGGGCCAGCAGGGCCCCGGCCCGATGGGCGGCCCCATGGGCGGTCCCATGCAGCAGCACCCCATGGGTGGACCCCAGGGCATGCAGCAGCAGCCCATGGGCGGCCCCCAGGGCATGCAGCAGCAGTCGATGGGCGGCCAGAACCCGCTCGGCCAGCAGATGCAGCCCATGGGCCAGCAGATGCAGCCGATGGGGCAGCAGATGCAGCCCATGGGTCAGCCCATGCAGCAGATGCAGCAGCCGCAGCTCCCGCAGCAGGGCCCCGGCGGCGACAGCGCCGCGCGCGTCCTGTCGCTGGCGCAGCAGACCGCCGACCAGGCGATCGCGGAGGCCCGCTCCGAGGCCAACAAGATCGTCGGCGAGGCCCGGTCGCGCGCCGAGGGCCTGGAGCGGGACGCCCGCGCCAAGGCCGACGCGCTGGAGCGGGACGCGCAGGAGAAGCACCGCGTCGCGATGGGCTCCCTGGAGTCCGCCCGCGCCACGTTGGAGCGCAAGGTCGAGGACCTGCGGGGCTTCGAGCGTGAGTACCGTACGCGCCTGAAGTCCTACCTGGAGTCGCAGCTGCGCCAGCTGGAGACCCAGGCAGACGACTCGCTGGCCCCGCCGCGAAACCCGGCCGGTCCCGCGCTGCCGCCGTCGCCGTCGCCCTCGATGGCTCCGGCCGGTGCGATGGGCCACTCCATGGGCGGTCCCTCGATGGGTGGCCCGTCCCCCATGGGCGGTCCCTCCCCGATGGGTGCCCCGTCCTACGGCGGCAACCAGCAGCAGATGTCCCCGGCGATGACCCAGCCGATGGCTCCGGTGCGGCCGGCTGCGCCGCAGCCGATGCAGGCGCCGTCGCCGATGCGGGGCTTCCTGATCGACGAGGACGACAACTAG